The following are encoded together in the Lytechinus variegatus isolate NC3 chromosome 19, Lvar_3.0, whole genome shotgun sequence genome:
- the LOC121406377 gene encoding amino acid transporter AVT1D-like — MPMFDWLKMKGREDEESIISDTNKNTSATNMIEVAKGLGTITTGIFIVGEMAGTGVLALPRAIVDAGWFGLPLIIIAAIMSAYTGVVLGRCWTIIKDRFPEKYAGHTRYPYPAIGFEAYGKIGSYIVTFCVNATLFGVSTVFLLLAASNMELLVGKGFSFCYWLPIIAACLIPLTWFGTPKDFWPVAIGAMAATSIACILLFIQIMTEIHDYPDTTHTSPSFVSFFVAFGTIIFAFGGHAAFPTIQHDMREPKSFPKSIALAYSIIVMMYFPVAAAGYFVYGDLFITMNTDYILDVIYKGVIHKIVTTMILLHLVLGFVIVINPFCQQIEEALHIPLQFSWKRMILRTLVVGLVLFTGETIPHFGAILSLVGGSTVTFLTFVFPSLFYLRLLYGGSHKDPSINDRERHLAIHHKVIHAEIILVGVLGGVASTYSVIYSIASGQSQFTVPCYVNITAAHL; from the exons ATGCCGATGTTTGATTGGTTGAAGATGAAGGGACGAGAAGATGAAGAATCCATTATATCAGACACCAATAAAAACACCTCTGCAACCAACATGATCGAG GTTGCAAAGGGACTGGGAACAATAACCACTGGTATCTTCATCGTAGGTGAGATGGCCGGAACAGGAGTATTAGCATTACCACGAGCTATCGTTGATGCCG GTTGGTTCGGTCTGCCATTAATAATAATTGCTGCGATCATGTCGGCTTATACGGGTGTAGTTCTAGGCCGGTGCTGGACCATCATCAAGGATAGGTTCCCAGAGAAGTATGCCGGACATACTCGGTATCCCTACCCTGCCATTGGATTCGAGGCGTACGGCAAAATAGGAAG CTACATAGTAACGTTTTGTGTGAACGCAACCCTGTTTGGAGTGAGTACGGTCTTCCTCCTACTAGCAGCAAGTAATATGGAGCTTTTAGTCGGAAAGGGGTTCTCATTCTGCTATTGGTTGCCCATCATAGCAGCCTGTCTCATTCCTCTTACGTGGTTTGGCACTCCCAAAGATTTCTG GCCAGTAGCCATTGGCGCAATGGCAGCTACCAGCATTGCCTGCATCcttctattcattcaaatcatgaCGGAAATCCATGACTACCCGGACACGACACACACGTCGCCCTCTTTCGTCAGTTTCTTTGTAGCTTTTGGAACCATCATATTTGCCTTTGGAGGACATGCAGCTTTCCCAACGATACAACACGACATGAGGGAGCCAAAATCATTCCCGAAGAGTATTGCTCTGGCGTATTCAA tcattgtcatgatgtacttcCCCGTGGCAGCTGCCGGTTATTTCGTCTACGGTGATCTCTTCATCACCATGAACACCGACTACATCCTCGATGTCATATACAAGGGAGTCATCCACAAGATCGTCACCACCATGATTCTACTTCATTTGGTTCTCGGTttcgtcatcgtcatcaaccCATTCTGTCAGCAGATCGAGGAAGCCCTTCATATACCATTGC AATTCAGCTGGAAGCGGATGATTCTTCGAACCCTTGTCGTAGGACTGGTCCTCTTTACGGGTGAAACCATTCCCCACTTTGGAGCTATCCTCTCCCTAGTTGGAGGGTCAACGGTGACCTTCCTTACGTTCGTCTTTCCATCCCTCTTCTACCTTCGACTCTTATACGGAGGCTCTCACAAAGATCCATCAATTAATGACCGTGAAAG ACATCTTGCCATTCACCACAAAGTTATCCACGCTGAGATCATACTGGTTGGCGTTCTAGGGGGCGTGGCATCGACGTACTCCGTGATTTACTCTATAGCAAGTGGCCAATCACAATTCACCGTACCGTGCTACGTCAACATAACAGCAGCCCATCTCtaa